One region of Fimbriiglobus ruber genomic DNA includes:
- a CDS encoding PPC domain-containing protein, with the protein MLPRLALTLCALGVLDSERLWANPPVAAFIYPAGGQRGTKVPVRVGGLYLHQKCGFELDGRGLKVTPELRRAPAPWFEGPLLPLPESQQAEDYPVEMVGEVVVDSAAPLQSARGRVWTSQGAAGGLVFVVGDLPEVVEKEIDGDPIPVAVTLPVTANGRIFPREDVDLWAFRATKGQSVTALAATAGIRSPLVAKLEILDGAGRVLAENTARAAAGADASVRFVAPADGLYQVRISDARTLGGPAYVYRLTITVGPVIDQVFPLGGRRGFTSTFHLDGQVVPKDLVSIAIPADASAAYRHDLKLESHSAALRLDVDDFPEYVEPLKMSEPVSLPAVLNGRIDHPGASGVWRVSLTKGRPVELDLRARTLGSPLCGVVTISDATGKEVARADSPNDLSKDPTLRFTPPTDGVYAVRVAERFHDRGGPAFAYRLRISESATAPDFALKGPSDIITVPRNGTFKVKVSVERKGGFAGPLELTVTGLPDGVAAAKTTVAAGQNAAEMVLAATATAPVRPAHIGIAGTAVIGKETIRRPVLFPETVGDPGVESAFLIVTVPTPFKIDGEYTMSSAPRGQTYRRKYKLVRDNFNGSVEVRLADRQARHLQGVTGPTIVVPAGQNEFEYTAFLPPWLELGRTCRICVMATGMVKDADGTEHVVSFSSTEQNHQMIAVAEPGKLDIDLASAVVSAKVGETVRVPFRVTRAVDLRGDAKVELVTPAHWSGVSAVPVVLSNGAERGELLIAVRKDARGPFTAPAIVRVTVIWQGDPVVAEQKLELLGVEP; encoded by the coding sequence ATGCTTCCTCGTCTCGCACTGACGTTATGCGCGCTCGGCGTTCTCGATAGCGAACGTTTGTGGGCCAACCCGCCCGTGGCCGCTTTCATTTACCCAGCCGGAGGCCAGCGCGGGACGAAGGTGCCGGTCCGGGTCGGCGGGTTGTACTTGCATCAGAAATGTGGCTTCGAGCTGGACGGTCGCGGGCTCAAGGTAACACCCGAACTTCGCCGCGCGCCCGCGCCGTGGTTCGAGGGGCCGTTGCTGCCGTTGCCGGAGTCGCAGCAAGCGGAGGACTACCCGGTCGAGATGGTTGGTGAAGTCGTGGTCGACTCGGCCGCGCCGCTTCAATCCGCCCGCGGGCGGGTGTGGACCTCACAGGGAGCCGCGGGCGGGTTGGTGTTCGTCGTCGGTGATTTGCCGGAAGTCGTGGAAAAGGAAATCGATGGCGACCCGATACCCGTGGCCGTGACGCTTCCGGTGACGGCGAACGGCCGCATCTTCCCGCGCGAGGACGTCGACCTGTGGGCGTTCCGGGCCACAAAAGGCCAATCCGTGACGGCGCTGGCCGCGACAGCCGGTATCCGGTCGCCGCTCGTCGCGAAGCTGGAAATACTTGATGGAGCAGGCCGTGTCCTGGCGGAAAACACTGCTCGGGCGGCGGCCGGCGCCGATGCTTCGGTCCGGTTTGTCGCTCCGGCGGACGGGTTGTATCAGGTCCGAATCAGCGACGCACGAACCCTCGGCGGCCCGGCTTACGTTTACCGCCTCACCATCACCGTCGGCCCAGTGATTGACCAGGTTTTTCCGCTCGGCGGCCGTCGGGGATTTACTTCGACCTTTCACCTTGATGGGCAAGTCGTTCCCAAAGACTTGGTGTCGATCGCGATCCCGGCCGACGCCTCGGCCGCTTACCGTCACGATCTCAAACTCGAGAGTCATTCGGCCGCCTTACGACTCGATGTCGACGATTTTCCCGAATACGTCGAGCCGTTGAAAATGTCCGAGCCCGTCTCGTTACCAGCCGTCCTGAATGGTCGCATCGACCACCCGGGTGCCTCCGGTGTCTGGCGCGTGTCGCTCACGAAGGGTCGCCCGGTCGAACTGGACCTGCGGGCCCGTACGCTCGGGTCGCCGCTGTGCGGCGTCGTTACGATCTCGGATGCCACCGGGAAAGAAGTCGCGCGGGCGGATAGCCCCAACGACCTGTCCAAAGACCCGACGCTCCGTTTTACGCCGCCGACAGACGGAGTATACGCGGTGCGCGTGGCCGAACGATTCCACGACCGTGGCGGCCCGGCGTTCGCGTACCGCCTCCGCATCTCGGAGTCGGCCACGGCGCCGGATTTTGCGCTGAAAGGACCGTCCGACATCATCACTGTGCCGCGCAACGGGACGTTCAAGGTGAAGGTTTCCGTCGAGCGGAAGGGCGGGTTCGCCGGGCCGCTCGAACTCACCGTCACCGGGTTGCCGGACGGTGTCGCCGCGGCCAAAACGACGGTCGCGGCCGGACAGAATGCGGCCGAAATGGTGCTGGCTGCCACCGCGACGGCCCCGGTCCGTCCGGCTCACATCGGGATTGCAGGTACGGCGGTCATCGGTAAGGAAACAATCCGCCGGCCCGTCCTGTTCCCGGAAACGGTCGGCGACCCCGGCGTCGAAAGCGCGTTCCTCATCGTGACGGTGCCGACGCCGTTCAAGATCGATGGCGAATACACAATGTCGTCCGCCCCACGTGGTCAGACCTACCGCCGGAAATACAAGCTCGTGCGCGACAACTTTAACGGCTCGGTCGAAGTCCGATTGGCGGACCGCCAGGCGCGGCACCTCCAGGGCGTGACCGGGCCGACGATCGTCGTGCCGGCCGGCCAGAACGAGTTTGAATACACCGCGTTCCTCCCGCCGTGGCTGGAACTCGGGCGCACCTGTCGGATTTGCGTGATGGCCACAGGTATGGTCAAAGACGCCGATGGCACCGAACACGTTGTCAGCTTCAGTTCGACCGAGCAGAATCACCAGATGATTGCGGTGGCTGAGCCAGGGAAGCTCGACATCGACCTCGCCTCGGCTGTCGTGTCGGCCAAGGTTGGCGAAACCGTGCGAGTGCCTTTCCGTGTGACCCGGGCTGTGGATTTGCGTGGCGATGCGAAAGTCGAACTCGTCACACCCGCGCACTGGAGCGGCGTGTCCGCCGTCCCGGTCGTACTCTCCAACGGTGCCGAGCGTGGCGAACTACTGATCGCCGTTCGCAAGGATGCGCGAGGCCCATTTACGGCGCCGGCCATCGTCCGCGTCACCGTCATCTGGCAGGGCGATCCCGTAGTAGCGGAACAAAAGCTGGAGTTACTGGGTGTAGAACCATAA
- a CDS encoding FHA domain-containing protein, which yields MSDPRFQSMHLEALPRREEFRAARERVRAACGDCTLAGEFALLPEGASAGGMTVTSPGAVGHAYFLIDGDHRYPLEIGVNSVGRLSDNTVSIRDEHVSRRHCAIIIHRDGQCEVHDVASKNGTVLNGRKISGPTRIRPGDQITLCTRKLTLQSDPVLPAEAG from the coding sequence ATGTCGGACCCTCGGTTTCAAAGCATGCACCTGGAAGCCCTGCCGCGGCGGGAAGAGTTCCGCGCGGCCCGGGAGCGCGTTCGCGCGGCGTGCGGGGACTGCACGCTTGCCGGCGAATTTGCCCTGTTGCCGGAAGGTGCGTCGGCTGGGGGGATGACGGTCACTTCGCCGGGAGCCGTCGGGCATGCCTATTTTTTGATCGACGGCGACCACCGGTATCCCCTTGAGATCGGTGTGAACAGCGTCGGCCGCCTGAGCGACAACACCGTCTCGATCCGGGACGAACACGTTTCCCGCCGCCACTGTGCGATCATCATCCACCGCGACGGGCAGTGCGAGGTTCACGACGTCGCGTCCAAGAACGGGACCGTACTGAACGGCCGCAAAATCTCCGGCCCGACCCGCATACGCCCGGGCGACCAGATCACACTCTGCACCCGCAAACTCACTCTCCAAAGCGATCCCGTCCTGCCCGCGGAAGCCGGGTAA
- a CDS encoding FHA domain-containing protein, which translates to MVVYYMLELGNWLDAISSLNYVFSQGFVDAFTARNDTTRRNSYRVRRRDPTCSARRPLVCRSAELSPRSERQTVCDDGQPDGETVRLRTDRFVIGRTEGDLCIPHDGLISTRHVEISRQLVGGTYRWVVTDLQSTNGLYVRVTRTPLSDRGEIIVGRGRYRYDGPAPTGDGTVDHLPGDPTPTGSTVGWGNAPSGTAHATLTELISGGIGNRVVLTGQEYWIGTDPTCAIRRPDDPFCESRHVRLYRNSKGGWTAEHPKTANGLWVKVDQVVADAKIFQFQIGEQRFRLRT; encoded by the coding sequence ATGGTTGTTTATTATATGCTCGAACTCGGGAATTGGCTGGATGCCATATCATCTTTGAACTACGTTTTTTCACAGGGGTTTGTCGATGCCTTTACCGCCCGAAATGACACCACCCGACGGAACTCGTATCGAGTCCGCCGAAGAGATCCAACATGCTCAGCACGGCGGCCCCTGGTATGCCGCAGCGCAGAACTCTCCCCCCGCTCCGAACGCCAAACCGTCTGCGACGACGGGCAACCCGATGGCGAAACCGTCCGCCTCCGGACCGATCGCTTCGTCATCGGGCGGACCGAGGGCGACTTGTGCATCCCTCACGACGGGTTGATCTCGACCCGTCACGTCGAAATTAGCCGCCAGTTGGTCGGCGGCACGTACCGGTGGGTCGTCACGGATCTACAGAGTACCAACGGGTTATACGTTCGCGTCACCCGCACCCCACTGTCCGACCGCGGCGAAATCATCGTCGGCCGCGGACGCTATCGGTACGACGGGCCGGCACCGACCGGAGACGGGACCGTCGATCACCTGCCCGGCGACCCGACCCCGACCGGATCGACCGTCGGGTGGGGGAACGCCCCGTCCGGGACCGCACACGCGACATTGACGGAACTGATCTCCGGCGGGATCGGTAATCGTGTCGTTCTCACCGGACAGGAGTACTGGATCGGAACCGACCCGACCTGCGCGATCCGCCGTCCCGACGACCCGTTCTGCGAATCCCGACACGTTCGCCTTTATCGGAACTCCAAGGGCGGGTGGACGGCCGAACACCCGAAGACAGCAAACGGATTATGGGTTAAAGTCGATCAGGTGGTCGCCGACGCGAAGATTTTCCAGTTCCAGATCGGCGAACAGCGATTTCGCCTGCGCACATAA
- a CDS encoding formylglycine-generating enzyme family protein — MEAKKPATDGSSLQPATNIAPPLPFAERKSGQTIDCEISPGVKMRFCWIPPGQAVLGSPESEKDRSYNEIEHEYVSRGFWLGKYEVTQGEWTAIMGNNPSKFKEGGQFPAEQASWEDCQDFLAKIDKRFKEKLIAFDSPGKFVLPHEDEWEYACRGGKGTRQPFSFGDVCNGTQSNCNGNFPYGTTFEGRYLGKTAEVGSCEKNYPHPWGLCDMHGNVWEWCENRIQDSKSHRSLRGGSWNGSARHCRAASRGDDEPSDRTSHHGFRVAYHAVAFSSNAQTLPISPIVRAQPFPQTAPDTSTVLPEVGKFKPGQVVEASIAAGVKMKFCWVPPGKAVLGSPLTEAQRQSDETEHEHVSKGFWLGKYEVTQSEWRAVVGSNPSRFRRGNQFPVENVSWSDCQFFLNRLNGNSEIRKAFGDSGKFVLPHENEWEYAWYPFTGSDSRDLRLDF, encoded by the coding sequence GTGGAGGCCAAGAAACCAGCCACCGACGGGTCTTCGCTGCAACCCGCGACGAACATCGCACCACCGCTGCCGTTTGCGGAACGAAAATCGGGCCAGACCATCGACTGCGAGATTTCGCCGGGCGTGAAGATGCGGTTCTGTTGGATACCACCGGGACAGGCGGTGCTTGGGTCGCCGGAGAGCGAGAAAGATCGGTCCTACAACGAGATCGAACACGAGTACGTGTCTCGGGGGTTTTGGTTGGGTAAGTACGAAGTCACGCAAGGGGAATGGACGGCAATAATGGGCAATAATCCGAGCAAATTCAAGGAAGGCGGCCAGTTTCCCGCGGAACAAGCATCGTGGGAAGATTGTCAGGATTTTCTAGCCAAAATAGATAAGCGATTTAAAGAAAAATTGATTGCATTCGATAGTCCTGGTAAGTTCGTGCTGCCACACGAGGACGAATGGGAATACGCATGTCGTGGCGGGAAAGGAACTCGGCAGCCGTTCTCCTTCGGGGACGTGTGTAACGGGACTCAGTCGAACTGCAACGGGAACTTCCCGTACGGGACGACATTCGAGGGTCGGTATCTGGGGAAAACCGCCGAAGTGGGTAGTTGCGAAAAAAATTATCCGCACCCGTGGGGGCTGTGCGATATGCACGGCAACGTCTGGGAATGGTGCGAGAATAGAATTCAAGATTCAAAATCGCATCGTTCCCTTCGCGGTGGCTCCTGGAATGGAAGTGCTAGACATTGTCGCGCGGCGAGCCGTGGCGATGATGAACCTAGTGATCGTACCAGCCACCACGGCTTCCGTGTAGCTTACCATGCTGTCGCATTTTCTAGTAATGCGCAAACCTTACCAATCTCGCCCATTGTTCGGGCCCAGCCGTTCCCTCAAACCGCACCAGACACAAGTACGGTTCTACCCGAAGTCGGGAAATTCAAACCCGGCCAAGTTGTCGAAGCCTCGATCGCGGCAGGCGTGAAAATGAAATTCTGTTGGGTACCACCTGGGAAGGCGGTCCTCGGATCACCTCTAACGGAAGCCCAACGCCAAAGCGACGAGACCGAACACGAACATGTTTCAAAGGGATTTTGGCTGGGGAAATACGAGGTAACACAGTCCGAATGGAGAGCGGTGGTGGGAAGCAATCCGAGCCGGTTTCGACGGGGTAATCAGTTTCCTGTCGAAAATGTATCGTGGAGCGACTGCCAATTTTTTTTAAACAGACTTAACGGAAACTCTGAGATCCGCAAGGCGTTTGGAGATTCGGGAAAATTTGTCTTGCCGCACGAGAATGAATGGGAATACGCATGGTATCCGTTCACGGGCTCCGACTCACGTGATCTGCGCCTGGATTTTTAA
- the pheT gene encoding phenylalanine--tRNA ligase subunit beta, producing the protein MLVPLNWLKDYVDLPANPAELVERLTLAGLEAGGVQVFGMPVPEGLRVKTGDAGLPWPRDQVVVAKVLEITKHPDADKLKVVKLDYGAAEPKNVITGAPNIAPGQSGMKVVLGLRGTRYFYTDKNGKKSVFILELKDLRGIPNDAMCMSNFELGIADDHDGIIILDDNDPAPGTPLVDVLGEIVVDLDVLPNMARCLAILGVAREVAALTGTTAREPDLTFPTAADSIDGKVKVEIADPKLCPRYSATIIRNITVGQSPRWMRARLHYAGMRPINNAVDVTNYVMLEYGQPLHAFDYDALVKRAGGKAPTIIVRPAKAGEKLKTLDGQDRELSPDNLVIADTAGPIALAGVMGGAETEVNEATKTILIESASFDFVSVRKTARQFTLFSEASTRFSRGVHPEVVLPAARRAAQLFHRHAGGEVLAGVVDNYPAPVAPQVIDLNKTEIGRLLGFDLPDDMVEGVLTALQFKVEPTLWGWKVTTPQTRLDIQSGPADLIEELARVSGYDRLPETRLALELPANYGNRSLELEDAVRQLLADAGLQEAITYSLTGVAEEAKLVPGAPADPKDAPSYVSLLNPISPERAVMRRTLLPGILAVAASNLKSEPGVAMFEIGFVYLPEPGEKLPREPRRLALVLSGQRTEAAWNDARGTSPALYDFYDLKGVLDGLAADLHLPSVRFESAKDVPHLHPGRAARVFVGDTEVGTFGELHPKVAAGLIKEHKIAERPFLAAELDLDALIAAVPARFAYRAISPFPPVTRDIAVVVGDDVPAEKVLTEVKAAGAELLEDVRLFDVYRGDSIPAGTKSLAYALTYRVADRELSVKEVDKAHQKIEGRLRHVLKAQIRGKDGV; encoded by the coding sequence ATGCTCGTGCCGCTGAACTGGTTGAAGGATTACGTCGACCTCCCCGCCAACCCGGCCGAACTGGTCGAGCGGTTGACCCTCGCCGGGCTGGAAGCTGGTGGCGTGCAAGTGTTTGGCATGCCCGTCCCGGAGGGCTTGCGAGTTAAGACGGGCGACGCCGGCCTGCCGTGGCCGCGGGACCAGGTGGTCGTGGCCAAGGTGCTCGAGATCACCAAGCACCCGGACGCCGACAAGCTGAAGGTGGTGAAGCTCGATTACGGCGCGGCCGAGCCCAAGAATGTCATCACAGGGGCGCCGAACATCGCCCCCGGTCAGAGCGGAATGAAGGTCGTCCTCGGCCTCCGCGGCACTCGCTACTTCTACACGGACAAGAACGGCAAGAAGAGCGTTTTTATCCTGGAGCTGAAGGATCTTCGGGGGATTCCGAACGACGCGATGTGCATGTCGAACTTCGAACTCGGCATCGCGGACGACCACGACGGCATCATCATCCTTGACGACAACGACCCGGCACCGGGGACGCCGCTCGTGGACGTTCTGGGCGAGATCGTCGTCGACCTGGACGTGCTGCCGAACATGGCCCGGTGCCTCGCGATCCTCGGCGTCGCCCGCGAAGTCGCCGCGCTGACTGGCACGACCGCCCGCGAGCCGGATTTGACTTTCCCGACGGCCGCCGACTCGATCGACGGCAAAGTCAAGGTCGAGATCGCCGACCCGAAGCTCTGCCCGCGTTACTCGGCCACCATCATTCGCAACATCACCGTCGGCCAATCGCCGCGGTGGATGCGGGCCCGCCTGCATTACGCCGGCATGCGGCCTATCAACAACGCCGTCGACGTGACCAATTACGTCATGCTCGAATACGGGCAACCCCTCCACGCTTTCGATTATGACGCGCTGGTCAAACGGGCCGGCGGCAAAGCCCCCACCATCATCGTCCGCCCCGCAAAGGCCGGCGAAAAGCTCAAGACGCTCGACGGCCAGGACCGCGAACTGTCGCCGGATAACCTCGTCATTGCGGACACCGCGGGGCCGATCGCCCTTGCGGGCGTGATGGGCGGGGCAGAAACGGAAGTCAACGAAGCCACGAAGACGATTCTGATCGAATCGGCCAGCTTCGACTTCGTCAGCGTCCGGAAGACCGCCCGCCAGTTCACTCTCTTCAGTGAGGCGAGTACGCGGTTCAGCCGCGGAGTTCACCCCGAGGTCGTACTGCCCGCCGCGCGTCGCGCCGCGCAATTGTTCCACCGCCACGCAGGCGGCGAAGTGCTGGCTGGCGTGGTCGACAACTACCCGGCACCGGTCGCCCCGCAGGTGATCGACCTGAACAAGACCGAGATCGGCCGCCTTCTCGGTTTCGACCTGCCGGACGACATGGTCGAGGGCGTGCTAACCGCTCTCCAGTTCAAGGTCGAGCCGACTTTGTGGGGCTGGAAGGTCACGACCCCGCAGACCCGCCTCGACATCCAGTCCGGGCCGGCCGATCTGATCGAGGAGTTGGCCCGCGTGTCCGGGTACGACCGCCTCCCAGAAACCCGCCTCGCGCTGGAACTGCCCGCGAACTACGGCAATCGCTCGCTCGAATTGGAAGACGCGGTTCGCCAACTGCTCGCGGACGCCGGCTTGCAGGAAGCGATTACCTACTCACTGACCGGCGTAGCGGAAGAGGCAAAGCTCGTCCCGGGCGCACCAGCCGACCCGAAGGATGCCCCCAGCTACGTCAGTCTGTTGAACCCCATCTCGCCCGAGCGGGCGGTCATGCGGCGGACCTTGCTCCCGGGCATCCTCGCCGTCGCCGCGAGCAATCTGAAGTCCGAGCCCGGCGTCGCGATGTTCGAAATCGGGTTCGTTTACCTGCCCGAGCCCGGAGAAAAACTGCCACGTGAGCCGCGGCGGCTGGCCCTGGTCCTATCGGGTCAACGGACCGAGGCGGCGTGGAACGACGCCCGCGGCACGAGCCCGGCCCTCTACGACTTCTACGACCTCAAGGGCGTCCTCGACGGGCTCGCCGCCGACTTGCATCTACCGAGCGTCCGCTTCGAGTCGGCGAAAGATGTTCCGCACCTCCACCCCGGCCGCGCAGCCAGAGTGTTCGTGGGCGATACCGAAGTCGGGACATTCGGTGAGTTGCACCCGAAAGTGGCCGCCGGGCTGATCAAAGAACACAAGATCGCGGAACGGCCGTTCCTGGCAGCCGAACTCGACCTGGATGCCCTCATCGCGGCCGTCCCCGCGCGGTTCGCGTACCGAGCGATTAGCCCGTTCCCGCCTGTGACCCGAGACATCGCGGTGGTGGTCGGCGACGACGTGCCCGCCGAGAAGGTACTAACCGAGGTGAAAGCGGCCGGAGCCGAACTGCTCGAAGACGTGCGACTGTTCGACGTTTATCGCGGCGACAGCATCCCCGCCGGCACCAAAAGCCTGGCTTACGCTCTCACCTACCGCGTGGCCGACCGCGAGTTGAGCGTTAAGGAAGTCGATAAGGCTCATCAAAAGATCGAAGGCCGCCTGCGGCACGTACTCAAAGCTCAGATTCGGGGCAAAGACGGCGTATAA
- a CDS encoding DUF1501 domain-containing protein, with protein sequence MTHRFCDGVTRRDAIRIGTAAAFGLPLTLPHLLRASESAKNKGRSASDVSLIYVFLHGGMSTIDTFDMKPDAASEFRGEFSSVPSATPGLRVCEHLPKVAKETNRFSLIRSFRHHNSDHGPADHYMFTGYFPTAGFNPNLSPNNQRPAFGSVVSRKLGPRGSVPPYVCLPKLHPSGGPAYLGAPHAPFVIDGDPSAPNFSVPDLVPPPAIAADRLDDRRKLLADVDRFGAAAEAKVNRHARAVETFRGKAFDLMTSPAAKTAFDIAAEPDKLRDEYGRHSLGQSCLLARRLVESGVRCVTIDHSNWDTHDGNFAVLKKSLLPQFDAAISTLFRDLADRGLLETTLVLVTGEFGRTPRINKNAGRDHWGPAFTVLLGGGGIHGGRVVGKSDPRAERPASDPYGPEDLAATLFARLSIDPKDEFLTPEGRPVALVNNGNVIHELL encoded by the coding sequence ATGACTCATCGCTTCTGTGACGGAGTGACCCGCCGGGACGCGATCCGCATCGGCACCGCCGCCGCGTTCGGGTTGCCGCTCACGCTGCCGCACCTGCTCCGGGCGTCCGAATCGGCGAAGAATAAGGGCCGGTCGGCGTCCGACGTGTCGCTCATCTACGTCTTCCTGCACGGCGGAATGAGTACGATCGACACCTTCGACATGAAGCCGGACGCGGCCAGCGAATTCCGCGGGGAGTTCTCGTCCGTCCCGTCGGCGACGCCCGGACTGCGCGTTTGCGAACACCTGCCGAAAGTGGCGAAGGAAACGAATCGCTTTTCGCTGATCCGGTCGTTCCGCCACCACAACTCGGATCACGGTCCCGCCGACCACTACATGTTCACCGGCTACTTTCCGACGGCCGGCTTCAACCCGAACCTCTCGCCCAACAACCAGCGGCCGGCGTTCGGGTCGGTGGTGTCGCGCAAGCTCGGGCCGCGGGGGTCGGTTCCCCCCTACGTCTGCCTGCCGAAGCTACACCCGAGCGGCGGCCCGGCTTACCTCGGCGCGCCGCACGCCCCGTTCGTGATCGACGGCGACCCGAGCGCGCCAAACTTCTCCGTCCCCGACCTCGTCCCGCCCCCAGCCATCGCCGCCGACCGCCTCGACGACCGGCGGAAGTTGCTGGCCGATGTGGACCGTTTCGGGGCGGCGGCCGAGGCGAAAGTGAACCGGCACGCCCGGGCGGTCGAGACGTTCCGCGGCAAGGCGTTCGACCTGATGACCTCGCCGGCCGCGAAGACGGCCTTCGACATCGCGGCCGAGCCAGACAAACTCCGCGACGAATACGGCCGGCACTCGCTGGGCCAGTCGTGCCTCCTCGCCCGGCGGCTCGTCGAATCGGGCGTCCGGTGCGTGACCATCGACCACAGCAACTGGGATACGCACGACGGCAACTTCGCAGTTCTGAAGAAGTCGCTCCTGCCCCAGTTCGACGCGGCCATCAGCACGCTTTTCCGCGACCTCGCCGACCGCGGCCTTTTGGAAACGACGCTCGTACTCGTGACCGGCGAGTTCGGCCGCACGCCGCGGATCAACAAGAACGCCGGCCGGGACCACTGGGGGCCGGCGTTCACCGTGCTGCTCGGCGGCGGCGGTATCCACGGCGGCCGGGTCGTCGGTAAATCCGACCCCCGCGCCGAGCGGCCGGCGAGCGACCCCTACGGCCCCGAAGACCTGGCGGCGACGCTGTTCGCCCGGCTCAGCATCGACCCGAAAGACGAATTCCTCACCCCCGAAGGCCGCCCGGTCGCCCTGGTCAACAACGGCAACGTGATCCACGAATTACTCTGA
- a CDS encoding formylglycine-generating enzyme family protein, translating to MRGTRRGCQAEAEMESWTDTYACRGGIANKQPFYFGYALNGSQANCHGTFPYGTVVRGADLQRTLPVGSYEKEYPHPWGLCDMHGNVYEWCENKHNQFDGTRSVRGGSWGNESQYSRSAFRHKCSPEGRYGDQGFRVAFRYD from the coding sequence ATGCGCGGCACCCGTCGCGGTTGTCAAGCCGAAGCAGAAATGGAGTCGTGGACGGATACATACGCATGTCGTGGCGGTATCGCTAATAAGCAGCCATTTTATTTCGGATATGCACTCAACGGTTCTCAAGCCAATTGTCATGGCACGTTTCCGTATGGCACTGTTGTCCGGGGCGCGGATTTGCAAAGAACCCTGCCGGTCGGGAGCTATGAGAAAGAATACCCCCACCCATGGGGGTTATGCGATATGCACGGGAACGTGTACGAATGGTGTGAAAACAAGCATAATCAGTTCGACGGAACCCGTTCGGTGCGAGGCGGGTCGTGGGGAAACGAATCGCAATACAGCCGTTCCGCATTTCGACATAAATGTTCGCCGGAAGGACGGTACGGCGACCAGGGGTTCCGTGTAGCATTTCGATACGATTGA
- a CDS encoding serine/threonine-protein kinase — protein sequence MPSPVHCPTDAVLEAYQQGHLDGGTGATVGRHLETCVDCRGRAADLSAGGVPAELAGLTDYADIRPLGRGGMGVVYRARNVLMDRVEVLKVLHPSTLGWAGARDRFLREIQSAARLHHPNVVSAYAAVRCGDGLVFTMEYVDGQDLSRVVKSRGPLAVGVACGYVAQVAGGLQHAFEQGMIHWDIKPGNLILTRTGVVKILDFGLAKATREVDAGGGPVGAFGGPVGAGLTGC from the coding sequence ATGCCCTCACCTGTCCACTGCCCGACCGACGCGGTGCTGGAGGCTTACCAGCAGGGCCACCTTGACGGCGGGACGGGCGCGACGGTCGGCCGCCACCTGGAAACGTGCGTCGACTGCCGCGGTCGCGCCGCCGACTTGTCCGCCGGGGGCGTCCCGGCGGAGTTGGCGGGATTGACCGACTACGCCGACATCCGGCCGCTCGGTCGAGGCGGGATGGGGGTCGTGTACCGGGCCCGGAACGTCCTCATGGACCGGGTCGAGGTGCTCAAGGTGCTGCACCCGTCGACCCTCGGGTGGGCCGGAGCCCGGGACCGGTTCCTGCGGGAAATCCAGTCGGCGGCCCGCCTGCACCACCCGAACGTGGTGTCCGCGTACGCGGCCGTCCGGTGCGGGGACGGGCTGGTATTCACGATGGAGTACGTGGACGGCCAGGACCTGTCCCGGGTGGTCAAGTCGCGGGGCCCACTGGCGGTCGGTGTCGCGTGTGGGTACGTCGCCCAGGTAGCCGGAGGTCTCCAGCATGCGTTCGAGCAGGGGATGATCCACTGGGACATCAAGCCGGGGAACCTGATTTTGACCCGGACCGGGGTGGTCAAGATCCTCGACTTCGGGTTGGCCAAGGCGACCCGGGAAGTGGACGCAGGTGGCGGTCCGGTCGGGGCGTTCGGCGGCCCGGTCGGGGCCGGGTTGACGGGGTGTTGA